A window of Variovorax paradoxus genomic DNA:
GCCGGCATCTCGAAGTTCAAGGGTCGCGCCCGGGTGGGCAGCGAACTCGCCTGCGAGGCCACGCTGATGTGCGCCATGCGCCAGATCAGCTGATCCGGCCACAGCCAGTCGTTTTCACAAGGCATGACCCAGGTTCATTCGACAGCAATCGTCGACCCCCAGGCAGAACTCGACGCCTCGGTGTCGGTCGGGCCCTATACCGTGATCGGCCCGCACGTGCGGATCGCCGCGGGCACCACCGTCGGCGCGCATTGCGTGATCGAAGGGCGCACCACCATCGGGCGCGACAACAGGATCTTCCAGTTCTCGTCCCTCGGCGCCGTGCCGCAGGACAAGAAGTACGCCGGGGAGCCGACCGAACTCGTCATCGGCGACCGCAACGTCATTCGCGAGTTCTGCACCTTCAACCTCGGCGTGCCGGGGGCGGGCGGCGTGACGCGCGTGGGCAGCGACAACTGGATCATGGCGTACACGCACATCGCGCACGACTGTCGTGTCGACAACCACACCACGCTGTCCAACAACACCACGCTGGCCGGCCACGTGCATCTGGCCGACTGGGTGACGATCGGTGGGCTCACGGGCATTCACCAGTTCGTCTCGGTCGGCGCCCATGCCATGGTCGGCTTTGCGAGCGCCATATCGCAAGACGTGCCGCCCTTCATGCTGGTCGACGGCAATCCGTTGGCGGTGCGCGGCTTCAACATCGTCGGCCTGCGTCGGCGCGACTTTTCCGCCCAGCGGCTCGCGGCGGTGAAGCAGATGCACCGGCTGCTGTACCGCCAGGGCAAGACGCTCGAGGAAGCGCGCACGGACATTGCCGCGCTTGCCACGGAAATGCCGGAAGCGGCGGGCGACGTCGCGTTGATGGAATCCTTCCTGGCCAACTCGACGCGCGGCATCGCGCGCTGACGTGACCGCGATGCAGAAGGACGGACAGCGACGCTTTGCGCTGGTCGCGGGCGAAGCCTCCGGCGACCTGCTCGCTGGACTGCTGCTCGACGGCCTGCAGGCCCGCTGGCCGGACCTGCAGACGGTCGGCATCGGCGGTCCCCGCATGCTGGCCCACGGCTTCCAGAGCTGGTGGCCGCAAGAGAAGCTCGCGGTGCGCGGTTACGTCGAGGTGCTGCGGCACTACGCTGAAATCGCCGGCATCCGCCGCCAGCTCAAGGCCCGCCTGCTGCGCGAATGGGCCGAGCTGTTCATCGGCGTCGACGCTCCCGATTTCAATCTCGATCTC
This region includes:
- the lpxA gene encoding acyl-ACP--UDP-N-acetylglucosamine O-acyltransferase: MTQVHSTAIVDPQAELDASVSVGPYTVIGPHVRIAAGTTVGAHCVIEGRTTIGRDNRIFQFSSLGAVPQDKKYAGEPTELVIGDRNVIREFCTFNLGVPGAGGVTRVGSDNWIMAYTHIAHDCRVDNHTTLSNNTTLAGHVHLADWVTIGGLTGIHQFVSVGAHAMVGFASAISQDVPPFMLVDGNPLAVRGFNIVGLRRRDFSAQRLAAVKQMHRLLYRQGKTLEEARTDIAALATEMPEAAGDVALMESFLANSTRGIAR